The Thalassoroseus pseudoceratinae genome has a segment encoding these proteins:
- a CDS encoding M56 family metallopeptidase: protein MSVSAGLWCVCQVTLVSTAALLLCLSIRKRGPSLRAEVAFLGLVAIGLVTVFAPLPVPSWASVLNRNPQPETSETSPSNRIENMTETAFTPNDVTNTAVPSQPHVERVSIEAEPVWSAAWDGFVEALQEPRASDLEESSAVIWSWQRYLVTAYLIGLGLGLIRLLVAWGLLWRECRGPVVDDPELNRFVSEWTKPNVAKRIRLIESKRLNSAATTGWRRPVILLPRTWRSWSAVEREAVLAHELSHIVHRDWLTTFVAECVRTLHFYHPLVHWLTARLRMDQELTADANAAGQVGGNEPYLKVLTQMALARSSGRTCWPVRAFLPTRNALMRRVDMLRNNKKLQTNTPPRLRWGLLVGVLVLGVMAIGVRPSNWLQAQSDQSAARNGSAFSSGKSPADPNSNRPQAAKEGSRNEPAETRAFDMSLRPSNAIATFGIRPARILNHPSLGPFVKLLEASNIEKNLGVGLRDTEQVVFYFDLGPDGNQMLGNNTGFGGGEGMMGGMAMGGPGMMDPAGGAPGLQHIGPELAGFYVRSVRPLDQASVVRQLTPNVRSGTYGGQIYLRDNENKTSFWFLDDSSFAASPREDGLHGMITARNQLKKTAEKFFEDFQFADVAGWVDVHRLNQLTPSLGAMNPNVDGLWKKTGTLIVSATMADDLKLALTFAPLASRGGGFGSEESYAEGLGGEGFDATQALSSVADELQENLNALLDVGKNMVNQNRQMVPHLPPGERESIGTMLQLADAVLANAKVVRADNSTLVTLQTEIDANTSKRLISLLVPAVSNAQAAASRTLAKNDLKQILLALHNYHDFHKHFPPPVVIGPDGKTPHSWRVAILPFLDQAELYERYHLDEPWDSKHNQQILKQMPKMFRHPLDDDDSTNTGYVGFVGVETAFGTKDGIDVQAGVPGGGFGFAFGGGASDGGSGIGKPKESATKKIMGVRLRDILDGTSNTIFVVENKSEVPWTKPVDLKYDANKPPQVGGWFDGGFHAGLADGSVRFVSDDISDKTLKLLIERADGQRIPQDFR, encoded by the coding sequence ATGAGTGTTTCCGCTGGTCTGTGGTGTGTGTGTCAGGTCACGTTGGTATCGACCGCGGCGTTGCTGCTCTGCCTGTCGATTCGCAAACGTGGACCGTCATTGCGGGCGGAAGTCGCTTTCCTAGGATTGGTGGCGATTGGCTTGGTGACCGTGTTTGCTCCCCTGCCCGTCCCGAGTTGGGCATCCGTGCTCAATAGGAATCCGCAGCCGGAAACGTCAGAAACCTCGCCATCGAACCGCATCGAGAATATGACAGAAACGGCTTTCACGCCGAATGATGTCACCAATACCGCAGTGCCGAGCCAACCGCATGTGGAACGAGTCTCGATCGAGGCGGAACCAGTGTGGTCAGCGGCTTGGGATGGCTTCGTTGAAGCGTTGCAAGAACCGCGTGCGAGCGATTTGGAAGAATCGTCCGCAGTCATCTGGAGTTGGCAGCGTTATCTGGTGACGGCATATCTGATCGGTTTGGGATTGGGACTGATTCGGTTGCTGGTGGCTTGGGGGCTCTTGTGGCGTGAGTGTCGCGGGCCGGTCGTGGATGATCCCGAGCTGAACCGTTTTGTTTCCGAATGGACGAAGCCCAATGTAGCCAAACGTATTCGCTTGATCGAATCCAAACGATTGAACTCAGCCGCGACAACCGGTTGGCGACGACCGGTGATTCTGCTGCCTAGGACGTGGCGGAGTTGGTCGGCTGTTGAGCGGGAAGCGGTGTTGGCTCACGAGTTGAGTCACATTGTGCATCGGGATTGGCTGACCACATTTGTCGCCGAATGTGTGCGGACGCTGCACTTCTATCATCCGCTGGTTCATTGGTTGACGGCTCGGTTGCGGATGGATCAAGAACTGACTGCCGACGCGAACGCCGCCGGTCAGGTAGGCGGTAATGAACCGTATTTGAAGGTACTCACACAGATGGCTTTGGCTCGATCTTCCGGACGCACTTGTTGGCCGGTTCGAGCGTTTCTTCCCACTCGGAATGCGTTGATGAGGAGAGTCGACATGCTACGCAATAATAAGAAGCTGCAGACGAACACACCGCCGAGGCTTCGCTGGGGGCTGCTGGTTGGTGTGCTGGTGTTGGGAGTGATGGCGATCGGTGTGCGACCTTCCAATTGGCTGCAAGCACAGTCCGATCAGTCGGCGGCGCGCAATGGGAGTGCATTTTCCAGTGGTAAATCCCCTGCGGATCCAAATTCGAATCGTCCGCAGGCTGCAAAGGAAGGAAGCCGAAACGAACCGGCGGAAACGCGGGCGTTCGACATGAGTTTGCGTCCAAGCAATGCAATCGCGACGTTCGGCATCCGTCCGGCACGGATTTTGAACCATCCGTCGCTCGGGCCATTCGTGAAACTCTTGGAGGCTTCCAACATCGAGAAGAATTTGGGAGTTGGTTTGCGAGACACCGAACAGGTCGTTTTCTATTTCGATCTCGGCCCCGATGGAAATCAAATGCTCGGCAATAATACCGGCTTCGGCGGCGGCGAAGGAATGATGGGTGGGATGGCGATGGGGGGGCCAGGCATGATGGACCCTGCGGGTGGTGCTCCGGGCTTGCAACACATCGGGCCGGAACTGGCAGGTTTTTATGTGCGATCGGTGCGGCCGTTGGATCAGGCTTCGGTGGTGCGACAGTTGACGCCGAACGTTCGCTCGGGGACGTATGGCGGACAAATCTATCTTCGTGATAACGAGAACAAGACCAGTTTTTGGTTCCTTGATGACTCTTCTTTCGCCGCTTCGCCACGCGAAGACGGACTGCACGGGATGATAACGGCTCGCAATCAACTCAAGAAGACTGCGGAAAAGTTCTTCGAGGACTTCCAGTTTGCCGACGTGGCTGGATGGGTCGATGTGCATCGTTTGAACCAGCTTACGCCGAGTCTCGGTGCAATGAATCCGAACGTCGATGGTCTTTGGAAAAAGACGGGCACGCTGATTGTCTCTGCAACGATGGCGGACGACTTGAAACTTGCGTTGACTTTTGCCCCGTTGGCCTCACGCGGCGGGGGGTTTGGTTCGGAAGAATCTTATGCCGAGGGCTTGGGAGGCGAGGGATTTGATGCAACCCAGGCGCTCTCGTCGGTTGCTGATGAGCTTCAGGAAAATCTGAACGCACTGTTGGACGTTGGCAAGAACATGGTGAATCAGAATCGGCAGATGGTCCCGCATCTGCCACCGGGCGAACGCGAATCGATTGGAACGATGCTGCAACTGGCCGACGCCGTCTTGGCGAATGCAAAAGTGGTTCGGGCAGACAACTCGACGTTGGTGACTCTTCAAACGGAGATCGACGCGAACACCAGCAAGCGTTTGATATCTTTGCTCGTTCCGGCTGTCAGTAATGCTCAGGCCGCCGCCAGCCGCACGCTTGCCAAGAACGACCTCAAGCAAATCTTGCTGGCGTTGCACAACTACCACGATTTTCACAAACATTTTCCACCACCCGTGGTCATCGGGCCGGACGGCAAAACGCCGCACAGCTGGCGGGTGGCGATTCTGCCATTCCTCGATCAGGCTGAACTCTACGAGCGTTATCACCTGGACGAACCTTGGGACAGCAAACACAACCAACAGATTCTCAAGCAAATGCCCAAGATGTTTCGGCATCCGCTCGATGATGATGACTCGACCAATACCGGCTATGTCGGGTTTGTTGGCGTGGAGACTGCGTTTGGAACGAAGGACGGAATCGACGTCCAAGCGGGAGTCCCTGGCGGCGGCTTCGGTTTTGCTTTCGGCGGCGGTGCGTCAGATGGTGGATCAGGAATTGGCAAGCCGAAGGAGTCGGCAACCAAGAAGATCATGGGAGTGCGGTTGCGAGACATCCTGGATGGCACCTCGAACACGATTTTCGTGGTGGAGAACAAATCCGAGGTTCCGTGGACGAAACCCGTGGATCTGAAATACGACGCGAACAAACCTCCTCAAGTGGGGGGATGGTTCGATGGTGGTTTTCATGCGGGATTGGCCGACGGTTCAGTTCGCTTCGTCTCAGATGATATCAGCGACAAGACGCTCAAACTCCTCATCGAACGTGCGGATGGTCAACGAATCCCTCAAGATTTTCGTTGA
- a CDS encoding BlaI/MecI/CopY family transcriptional regulator, with translation MARPRAKELTDRELEIMQIFWDLPETDSELTVAEVRDRLAASKIELAYTTVATLVRILMEKNFLDQTKSERPFCYRARRSFEDVSGSLLGDLLDRVFRGSRELLLKQLVDEQELTDRERQVLEDILRESQS, from the coding sequence ATGGCTCGGCCGCGTGCCAAAGAGTTGACAGATCGAGAACTGGAAATCATGCAGATTTTTTGGGACTTGCCCGAGACTGATTCCGAATTGACGGTTGCGGAAGTTCGAGACCGGCTGGCCGCCTCGAAGATAGAGCTGGCCTACACGACGGTGGCCACCTTGGTTCGGATTTTAATGGAGAAGAATTTTCTCGATCAAACCAAGTCGGAACGACCGTTCTGCTATCGCGCTCGAAGGTCGTTCGAAGATGTCTCCGGGAGCTTGCTTGGTGACTTACTCGACCGTGTGTTTCGCGGATCGCGGGAGTTGTTGTTGAAACAACTCGTGGACGAGCAGGAACTCACAGATCGCGAACGCCAGGTTTTGGAAGACATCTTGCGGGAGAGTCAATCATGA
- a CDS encoding GNAT family N-acetyltransferase — MWKLRPYQAGDASELLSLFRDTIQRINCRDYTPEQIEAWASDDIDDIAWADRFTGRFVIVAEQNERPIGFGELEPNGHIDRFYVSADHQGIGIGRGLITTIFEEATRQSLPRLTVEASITARPFFERHGFATLERQIVVCRGVEMVNYRMARELPV, encoded by the coding sequence ATGTGGAAACTCCGCCCCTATCAAGCGGGCGATGCATCCGAATTGTTGTCTCTCTTTCGCGATACAATTCAACGAATCAACTGCCGCGACTACACGCCTGAGCAAATTGAGGCTTGGGCGTCGGACGACATTGATGACATCGCCTGGGCCGATCGGTTTACCGGGCGATTCGTCATTGTCGCGGAGCAGAACGAGCGACCGATCGGGTTTGGTGAATTGGAACCAAACGGGCACATCGATCGGTTTTATGTGTCGGCAGATCATCAGGGGATCGGAATTGGTCGAGGGTTAATCACGACCATCTTCGAAGAAGCGACTCGGCAGTCGCTGCCGCGACTCACGGTGGAAGCCAGCATCACCGCCCGCCCCTTCTTTGAACGTCACGGTTTTGCAACGCTGGAACGGCAGATCGTGGTTTGTCGCGGCGTGGAAATGGTCAACTATCGCATGGCCCGCGAACTTCCCGTCTGA
- a CDS encoding DUF1501 domain-containing protein: MTHSPHAASHAQQVARSPFAPAARDLIRVGGSRRWFLQTGLAGMAGLSLPSVLRQAAASPTGTPKKSVILFWLSGGPSQIDMWDPKPDAPVEIRSPFGDIATKIPGVRFSEHMPLQASIADRLSVIRSVDTTASNHTPITMQAGNPLARRTNDGKDGAGYPSMGSIAAKFRGSNNPNMPAFVGLADSWAADVYGAGMMGSDFEPVKGMELAGKFAMPKGVSVDRLQDRAGLRRQFDRLQKDLDQSNTLAQSDRFTQQAVDMVLSGKVQEAFSLDDESAELKERYGQTSVGQKALLARRLVENGVSFVLVSGAWGYFDHHGDNVRWGGIEKGLKPLLPRVDRAMYGLVTDLEERGLLDETLVLMMGEFGRSPRINNELGRDHWTPVMSMLAAGGGLNHGQAIGSTDRQGGAIQSRAVRPQDLAATVFQHLDIDLQSHWTNPQGRPIPIVEEGGQPISELF; the protein is encoded by the coding sequence ATGACTCACTCACCGCATGCTGCAAGTCACGCCCAACAAGTTGCCCGTTCTCCGTTTGCGCCCGCCGCACGGGATTTGATTCGCGTGGGTGGTTCGCGACGTTGGTTCTTGCAGACCGGTTTAGCCGGAATGGCGGGGTTGTCGCTTCCGAGTGTGCTTCGCCAAGCCGCAGCCAGTCCGACAGGAACGCCGAAGAAATCTGTGATTCTCTTCTGGCTGTCCGGCGGACCGAGTCAAATTGACATGTGGGACCCAAAGCCGGATGCTCCCGTCGAAATCCGAAGTCCGTTTGGTGACATTGCAACGAAGATTCCGGGCGTGCGATTCTCGGAGCACATGCCGTTGCAAGCATCGATTGCAGATCGCCTGTCGGTGATTCGCTCTGTGGACACGACGGCCAGTAATCACACGCCAATCACGATGCAAGCCGGAAATCCCCTGGCACGTCGCACGAACGATGGCAAAGACGGGGCCGGATATCCTTCGATGGGATCCATTGCGGCGAAGTTTCGCGGCTCGAACAATCCCAACATGCCGGCGTTTGTCGGGCTCGCGGATAGCTGGGCCGCCGATGTGTACGGTGCAGGCATGATGGGCTCAGATTTTGAACCCGTGAAGGGAATGGAACTCGCGGGTAAGTTCGCCATGCCGAAAGGCGTTTCTGTCGATCGTTTGCAAGATCGGGCGGGTTTGCGTCGGCAGTTTGATCGTCTCCAGAAGGATTTGGATCAAAGCAACACGTTGGCTCAAAGTGATCGTTTCACACAGCAAGCGGTTGACATGGTTCTCTCCGGCAAGGTTCAAGAAGCGTTCAGTCTGGACGATGAATCAGCGGAGTTGAAAGAACGATACGGGCAAACGAGCGTTGGACAAAAGGCGTTGTTGGCTCGGCGTTTGGTGGAAAACGGTGTGTCCTTCGTGCTGGTTAGCGGTGCCTGGGGGTACTTCGATCACCACGGCGACAACGTGCGTTGGGGCGGAATCGAGAAGGGATTGAAACCGCTGCTGCCGCGAGTCGATCGTGCCATGTACGGTTTGGTCACCGATCTGGAAGAACGGGGATTGCTCGACGAAACGCTGGTGTTGATGATGGGCGAATTCGGACGCTCTCCACGAATCAACAATGAATTGGGACGCGATCACTGGACGCCGGTGATGTCGATGCTCGCCGCCGGTGGCGGATTGAATCACGGTCAAGCCATCGGTAGTACCGATCGGCAAGGTGGAGCGATCCAATCACGAGCCGTTCGTCCACAAGACTTGGCAGCCACGGTGTTCCAACATCTCGACATCGATCTCCAATCACATTGGACAAACCCGCAAGGTCGGCCGATCCCAATCGTCGAAGAAGGCGGCCAACCGATCTCGGAATTGTTCTGA
- a CDS encoding RraA family protein codes for MTTPGLTNDQLAALAKYDTPTVCNVIELWDVRPRNTGYMNHSIKASFPKMPPMVGYALTSQFRSMAPPRGGDVYASLDQQVARFDELPGPPVVVFQDLDEPTTSATFGEVMCTTYQAFGAKGLITSGTGRDLDQVEALGFPVFTNGETCSHGYCHILDINVPISVGGIIVYPGDLLHGDLNGVSTIPPEIASEIPDACKELMAAEDIVLDYCKAGNVTPSGLAEARKECAAVIAKLTQRLRGES; via the coding sequence ATGACCACTCCCGGCCTGACCAATGACCAACTTGCCGCTCTCGCCAAGTACGATACACCGACCGTTTGCAATGTCATTGAGTTATGGGACGTTCGCCCTCGCAACACGGGGTACATGAACCACTCCATCAAGGCGAGTTTCCCCAAGATGCCGCCGATGGTGGGATATGCGTTGACATCGCAGTTTCGGTCGATGGCTCCACCACGCGGGGGCGACGTTTATGCGAGTCTCGATCAACAAGTGGCCCGGTTCGACGAACTTCCCGGTCCGCCAGTCGTCGTGTTTCAGGATCTCGATGAACCCACGACCTCCGCGACATTCGGCGAGGTGATGTGTACGACCTACCAGGCCTTTGGAGCAAAAGGACTGATCACCTCCGGCACGGGTCGGGATTTGGACCAAGTCGAAGCTCTCGGCTTCCCAGTGTTCACGAACGGCGAAACCTGCTCACACGGGTACTGTCATATTTTAGATATCAACGTGCCGATCAGTGTGGGCGGGATCATCGTCTATCCTGGCGACCTGCTTCACGGCGACTTGAACGGTGTTTCCACGATTCCCCCCGAAATCGCCTCCGAGATTCCGGACGCTTGCAAAGAGTTGATGGCCGCTGAGGATATCGTGCTGGATTACTGTAAAGCGGGGAATGTTACTCCAAGTGGGCTTGCGGAAGCTCGCAAAGAATGTGCCGCTGTGATTGCGAAACTCACCCAGCGTCTTCGTGGGGAATCATGA
- a CDS encoding segregation and condensation protein A, with the protein MTTALYRVELDIFSGPLDLLLYLVERSELDIRELPIAKITSQFAEFLEVLEWIDLDLVGDFIVMASTLVEIKSREVLPRPEESQDDTEDRDPRSELIQQLLEYKKFKEAATALEEQAAIWQERFPRLTDDRPRGGKDPSADYIRDVELWDLVSALGRIVKTKTEEPSHANIRYDDTPISVHMDRIRDRVMKSGRVKFSDFFQGENERSRIVGVFLAILELIRHYSFRAEQPADYGEITVLPPLEESEQEPAPQPQPEQAEPSTEQTEAPDDSEEEPPLQQAA; encoded by the coding sequence ATGACTACTGCGTTGTACCGAGTCGAATTAGACATTTTCAGCGGTCCGCTCGACCTATTGCTTTACCTGGTCGAGCGGAGCGAGCTGGATATCCGCGAATTGCCGATCGCGAAGATTACCTCCCAGTTTGCCGAGTTTCTCGAAGTTCTCGAATGGATCGATCTTGATCTTGTCGGCGACTTCATCGTGATGGCGAGCACGCTGGTTGAGATTAAGAGTCGCGAGGTGCTGCCTCGTCCTGAGGAATCGCAAGACGACACCGAAGATCGCGATCCACGAAGTGAACTGATCCAGCAATTGTTGGAATACAAGAAGTTCAAGGAAGCGGCGACGGCACTCGAAGAACAAGCGGCGATCTGGCAGGAACGTTTCCCACGTTTGACCGACGACCGTCCGCGTGGCGGCAAGGACCCGTCGGCCGATTACATTCGTGATGTGGAATTGTGGGACTTGGTGAGTGCTCTCGGGCGAATCGTCAAGACGAAGACGGAAGAACCGTCGCATGCGAACATCCGCTACGACGACACCCCAATTTCCGTCCACATGGACCGCATCCGCGATCGCGTGATGAAGTCGGGGCGTGTGAAATTCAGCGATTTCTTCCAAGGCGAAAACGAACGTAGCCGAATTGTCGGTGTGTTTCTGGCGATTCTAGAGCTGATCCGTCACTACAGCTTCCGAGCCGAGCAGCCCGCCGATTACGGCGAAATCACCGTCTTGCCACCGTTGGAAGAATCGGAACAAGAACCAGCACCGCAACCCCAGCCTGAACAGGCAGAACCCTCGACCGAGCAAACAGAAGCTCCGGACGACTCCGAGGAAGAGCCGCCGCTACAACAGGCGGCTTGA
- a CDS encoding carboxypeptidase-like regulatory domain-containing protein: MRSRILALFCMLPIVIAVGCGGATEDQWTKDRPKVVPVSGTVTYNGDPVEGADVVFRSSAKGGPAYAKTDAEGRFELTTYEPGDGAVPGSHQVRISKIVVHQPEIKDPEGVIPPTTEENQLPAKYNDFDQSKLTASVAEDGENDFKFELTD, from the coding sequence ATGCGTTCGAGGATTCTTGCTCTTTTCTGCATGTTGCCCATTGTGATTGCTGTGGGATGTGGGGGCGCAACGGAAGATCAATGGACCAAAGATCGACCCAAAGTCGTCCCCGTTTCCGGGACGGTCACATATAACGGTGATCCGGTCGAGGGAGCCGATGTGGTTTTCCGTTCGTCGGCCAAAGGTGGTCCCGCGTATGCAAAAACCGATGCCGAGGGTCGGTTTGAACTCACCACTTACGAGCCAGGCGACGGAGCGGTTCCCGGGTCTCACCAGGTGCGGATTTCCAAGATCGTCGTTCACCAACCGGAGATCAAAGATCCCGAAGGCGTGATTCCGCCGACGACCGAGGAAAATCAGCTACCGGCGAAATACAACGACTTTGATCAGTCGAAACTCACCGCGAGCGTGGCGGAAGATGGTGAGAACGATTTCAAGTTTGAACTCACGGATTGA
- a CDS encoding DUF1559 domain-containing protein, whose protein sequence is MKRDRRSGFTLIELLVVIAIIAILIALLLPAVQQAREAARRTQCKNNLKQFGLALHNYHDVHKSFPPRQGGPITSGNTSGTSLPPRHSGFVMLLPYIEQNAMAEQIQANPQYVWNTAFQPYTTQVDAWLCPSDSLAGSPFGEVNYSFNMGDNYNLAGSNVRGVFGEQSAVKMRDITDGTSNTIAMSEFVKPKGDNRLGMHISSNTTNPTGCLAQFVGGQYVSGAPVIAADRCSGYRWPDGRSGYVGLTTILPPNGPTCSSQSGGGLYTASSLHPGGVQVLLCDASVRFVSENINTGDLTQTAVTGGVSPYGVWGALGSKGGSEVISEF, encoded by the coding sequence ATGAAAAGGGACCGTCGCTCGGGCTTCACGTTGATCGAATTGCTGGTCGTGATTGCGATTATTGCAATTCTGATCGCATTGTTGCTGCCCGCCGTTCAGCAGGCACGGGAAGCAGCGAGAAGAACGCAATGCAAGAACAACCTCAAGCAATTTGGGTTGGCGTTGCACAATTATCACGACGTTCACAAATCCTTTCCGCCGCGGCAAGGTGGACCGATCACCTCGGGAAACACGAGTGGCACCTCACTCCCGCCGCGTCATAGTGGATTTGTGATGTTGCTGCCGTACATCGAACAAAATGCGATGGCGGAGCAAATTCAAGCCAACCCGCAATACGTTTGGAATACCGCGTTTCAACCGTATACCACCCAAGTGGATGCGTGGCTGTGCCCTTCGGATTCCTTGGCCGGGAGCCCGTTTGGTGAAGTCAACTATTCGTTCAACATGGGGGACAATTACAACTTGGCAGGCAGCAATGTGCGTGGAGTCTTCGGTGAGCAATCCGCAGTGAAAATGCGGGATATCACCGATGGAACCAGCAACACGATTGCGATGTCCGAGTTCGTCAAACCCAAAGGCGACAATCGGCTCGGCATGCACATTTCGTCCAACACGACGAATCCGACCGGCTGCTTGGCACAATTTGTGGGTGGGCAGTATGTCAGTGGAGCCCCAGTGATTGCGGCCGATCGTTGTTCGGGCTACCGTTGGCCCGATGGCCGATCCGGGTATGTCGGGCTGACGACGATTCTCCCCCCGAACGGACCGACTTGCAGTTCGCAGTCAGGTGGTGGGTTGTATACCGCTAGCAGTCTTCACCCTGGCGGGGTTCAGGTCTTGCTGTGTGATGCATCCGTCCGGTTTGTGAGTGAAAACATCAACACCGGCGATCTCACGCAAACCGCTGTCACCGGCGGCGTGAGCCCGTATGGTGTGTGGGGAGCATTGGGATCCAAGGGCGGAAGCGAAGTCATCAGCGAGTTCTAA
- a CDS encoding SMP-30/gluconolactonase/LRE family protein, which yields MDQTSGTPTTKTQDSSVNRRSFLAATTAGILAAKSALGRDYGPDAPPVRYPDPDIVTLDDRFKKYALGNTPIQRIYHSPDLLWAEGPAWNGVGKYLVWSDIPNNRQLRWMAEDGHVSERFRYPSGNSNGNTFDFQGRQISCEHGNRRVVRYEYDGSVTVLADSYNGKEFNAPNDAVVHPEDGAIWFTDPGYGSLMNYEGHKADTGSVQPNQKEAVYRIDAKTMKVEQVTDEIFKPNGLCFSPDYKKLYVADTGSSHYPEAKKEIKVWDVVDGKKLANGRVFASMDLQMGTVRRQMTPEESREFSERLRSAGSREEANKILAERRLPNIKAGQADGIRCDVDGNVWSSAGWVGDGYDGVHVFAAEDGQRIGQIRLPEICSNVCFGGAKRNRLFMTASTSVYAVYVETQGAHIT from the coding sequence ATGGATCAAACTTCAGGAACTCCGACGACAAAAACGCAGGATTCGTCCGTTAATCGCCGTAGTTTTCTAGCCGCGACGACTGCCGGAATTTTGGCTGCGAAGTCAGCTCTCGGACGTGATTACGGCCCGGATGCCCCTCCGGTGCGGTATCCTGATCCCGATATTGTGACGCTGGACGATCGGTTCAAAAAATACGCCCTCGGCAACACGCCGATTCAACGGATTTACCATAGTCCCGATTTGCTCTGGGCCGAAGGTCCGGCTTGGAATGGCGTGGGAAAATATCTGGTGTGGAGCGACATCCCCAACAATCGCCAACTCCGCTGGATGGCCGAAGACGGACATGTGAGCGAACGCTTCCGCTATCCTTCCGGCAACAGCAATGGGAACACATTCGATTTCCAAGGCCGACAGATTTCCTGCGAACACGGCAACCGACGGGTCGTGCGGTATGAGTATGACGGTTCCGTGACGGTCCTCGCCGACTCCTACAACGGCAAGGAATTCAACGCCCCCAACGATGCCGTCGTGCATCCCGAAGACGGAGCCATCTGGTTCACCGACCCCGGTTATGGCAGTCTGATGAACTACGAAGGCCACAAAGCCGACACCGGTTCCGTCCAACCGAATCAGAAGGAAGCCGTCTACCGCATCGACGCCAAGACGATGAAAGTCGAGCAGGTGACCGACGAAATCTTCAAACCAAACGGGCTGTGTTTCTCGCCGGATTACAAGAAACTCTACGTTGCCGACACCGGTTCCTCGCACTACCCGGAAGCGAAAAAGGAAATCAAGGTGTGGGATGTCGTGGATGGCAAGAAATTGGCAAACGGCCGCGTGTTTGCCTCGATGGACTTACAGATGGGAACAGTACGCCGCCAAATGACCCCCGAAGAATCGCGTGAGTTCTCGGAGAGATTGCGATCGGCCGGCAGCCGCGAGGAAGCTAACAAGATTCTTGCTGAGCGCCGACTCCCCAACATCAAAGCTGGTCAAGCCGACGGCATTCGCTGCGATGTCGATGGCAACGTTTGGTCCAGTGCGGGTTGGGTTGGTGATGGTTATGATGGCGTGCACGTCTTCGCCGCAGAAGACGGACAACGCATCGGTCAGATTCGGTTGCCGGAAATCTGTTCGAACGTGTGTTTCGGCGGAGCGAAGCGGAATCGGTTATTCATGACGGCAAGCACATCAGTGTACGCGGTGTACGTCGAAACACAAGGTGCTCACATTACCTAA
- a CDS encoding GTP-binding protein → MAKKIRYIMLGGFLGAGKTTTISRLARLYREQGLNVGIVTNDQAADLVDTHMLRSQGYDVGEVAGACFCCNFNELTDTVGRLEETKHPDVILAEPVGSCTDLVATVVLPLQKLFEHKFEVAPYAVILKPNHGRRILEGDGKRGFSPKAEYIFRKQLEEADLLLINRVDELSPEDVDHLESLLKTEQPDVPILRISARNGDGFDELVQHLDQPGQGVRRVLELDYDVYAEGEAELGWLNSSLKISKDEAFSLDQFLTDAVQALRDRLETAGAETAHLKAIGLCEGAYGVANLVGSDVASELSLASHAETKTADVVINARVAIDPETLQELVDDAVKSVTTAHGLNMEPGSTQSFRPGRPVPTHRYPAST, encoded by the coding sequence ATGGCCAAGAAAATTCGCTACATTATGCTCGGTGGTTTCCTGGGAGCCGGGAAAACAACCACGATTTCCCGACTCGCAAGACTCTACCGAGAGCAGGGCTTGAACGTGGGAATTGTGACGAATGACCAAGCCGCCGACTTGGTCGACACGCACATGCTGCGATCACAGGGCTACGATGTCGGCGAGGTCGCCGGCGCGTGTTTTTGCTGCAATTTCAACGAACTCACCGACACCGTAGGTCGACTCGAAGAAACCAAACACCCCGATGTCATCCTGGCGGAACCGGTCGGCAGCTGCACGGATTTGGTCGCCACGGTCGTATTGCCGTTGCAGAAACTGTTCGAGCACAAATTCGAAGTCGCACCGTACGCCGTCATCCTCAAACCCAATCACGGACGACGGATTCTGGAAGGCGACGGCAAACGAGGCTTCTCCCCCAAAGCGGAATACATCTTCCGTAAACAATTGGAGGAAGCAGACTTACTGCTCATCAATCGCGTTGATGAACTCTCGCCGGAGGACGTTGACCACCTCGAATCACTGCTCAAAACAGAACAACCGGACGTACCCATTCTGCGAATCTCCGCCCGCAACGGCGACGGATTCGATGAACTCGTCCAACACCTTGATCAACCAGGGCAGGGTGTGCGACGAGTCTTGGAACTCGATTACGATGTTTACGCCGAAGGCGAAGCGGAACTCGGTTGGCTGAACAGCAGCCTAAAGATTTCCAAAGACGAGGCGTTCTCGCTCGACCAATTCCTAACCGATGCGGTCCAAGCTCTACGAGATCGACTGGAAACCGCCGGTGCGGAAACGGCCCACCTGAAGGCGATCGGTCTCTGCGAAGGTGCCTACGGGGTGGCGAATCTTGTCGGAAGTGATGTCGCCAGCGAACTATCCCTGGCCTCACACGCCGAAACCAAGACCGCCGATGTCGTCATCAACGCTCGTGTTGCGATCGATCCCGAGACTTTGCAAGAATTGGTTGATGATGCAGTCAAGAGCGTGACGACCGCACACGGTTTGAACATGGAACCTGGTTCCACACAAAGCTTTCGCCCCGGCCGCCCGGTGCCTACCCATCGCTATCCGGCATCGACCTAA